The sequence below is a genomic window from Draconibacterium halophilum.
CATGTCTACATACTTGTCGCCGGCTTTTTTAAAAACCGAACCGTACTTGTTCCATTGTCGCAAATCGGCAGAACTTGCCACAAACAATCTTGCTTTATCACCATCATATGCGGTGTAAGTCATGTAATAGATACCGTTTTCATCTTCTACAACTCTCGGATCTTCGCATCCTCCTTCCCATTCGTACTTTTTCAGTTCATCGTTAGCAGGATATAAAACAGGTTCATTGTATTTTTCAAAATGATATCCATCTAAACTATATGCCAGTGCAATACGCGAGGTACCATTGTATTTTCCCAGCACATCTTCAGCCCGGTAGAGCAAAAACAAAGTATCCTCTTTTACCACACTGGCCGGATTAAAAACATCCTTTTCTTCCCAGAACACTTCCGTTTTTCTCACCGGGCAAATAAAACTCCTGTCAATACCCGGGTTCAAGCAAGGATTTACTTCTGCATTCTTTGTAAAAGGAATTAAAAACTGACTTGTTTTTTGTTTTTCATTCGAACACTGAGAAAAAACGATAAGAATTAAAACTGGTGCCAGCAAAAATTTTAATGTATTTAACATGACTTTAGGTTTTTATCATTTTGATTAAGGATTGTAAGTTAGTAAAAATAGGGCTCATCTTAAGTTATTGCTTCACTCATAATTCCAGGAGCTGCGCTTTTCAAAAAAAAACGGGCATAAAAAAAGAGGTCGTAAAAGACCTCTTTAAATTTTAACTCCCTAATATTATAAGGTGTGTTCAACTTTCTCTTTAATATGGTTTTTAGTTAACTGACGGTGTAACAACAAACTTGCGAAATTCCACCGGTCCGTGATCACCCTGTATCATAAATGGCCCGGGTTCTCCTTCATTACTGTCGAGCGAGCCTCCGGTAATTCCTGGAATAGGACGATTAGAAATTATTTCAGTTCCGTTGAGGAACACTGTAACATGACGACCAACAAGCGTAACGTCATAAGTTTGCCACTCGCCCGGCTTTTTAGCAGCATAAACCGCTGGTTTAATAAAACCGTATATTCCACCAATACTTACAATATCAGTTCTTCCTTTTGAATCTTCGATCTGAAGTTCGTGGCGGCCACGCAGATAAATTCCGCTGTTACTTCCTGCCGGATACCGAAACTCTACATGAAGTTTGAAATCGTTAAATTTTTGATTAGAAATTAAATTACCACCAGATTCGGTGTTAACCATTACACCATCAATCATCTGAAATTTATTGCTTGCCGGAATTTTCCACCGGTCCATGTTTTCGGTAATCAGATTTATGGGATTTCCCCAAATTGGCGGTTCTTCTCTTTTCAACGACGGAGCGCGAACACCTATCCATTCCAACTTATTACCATCAAGCATTTGATAACCCGAAAGTTTATCATCTTTTAAGGAGAACTCAAAATATAAATCATCAATATCCATCCATTGTGGCGGAATGGTAAAATGATATTTATCCTCATCGGCATTGTACTTAATTTCAGCAATTGGCCTTGCACTACCTTCGTATCCTACATAATATCCAACAAGAGTGGAAAAGCCCGATAATTTAACTTGAAGCCATCCCGGGAAACCGTCTGACGCCATTAATCCGTGTCTGAAGAGTCCAAGACTCTCGATCTGAGCCTCAGTAATATTTATGGTAAGATCCCATTTGCCAATCAATGGCGAGTCACTTTCAACGCGTTGTGCCTGCGCAGGTACAAAAGCTGTTAAAGCAATTGCAATTAATAAAATAATAGGTTTTAGCTTTTTCATAGTAGTTATGTATTGATTAGAAAAACGATAATTATTTTTTATAATACAAATCTACTCAAAAAGTGGAATAAATTAAATACTCCAATTTTAAATATTTCAACGGGCAGTATACAAATTGGGGGACAAAAAAAGGTCAACCAAAGCTGAGTAATCTTTTTTTTACCCTTACAGATGGAAGTTACAGCATAGCTTGTCTTCTCTTCCAATATGTTCGCTTACCACGAGGCAAAGCCATCGGGGAATGCGCTCACCGGAATTACAATACTTCTGTAATAAAACCGGTATTACAATTCTATTGGAAAACTCGCTGAAAAGTTTTTCTTGTCACGACTTTTTTCTTGAAAAAAAACTGGATTTCCTCATTTTTTTATAACTCTCTTTTACGGCATCCACTTCATCTTTCAGAAATTTCTCAATGTTTTTTACCGTAACCTCTTCTCCTTGCATTTCAAGCCGTTGTGTTGTAGTAACTGCCTTTGGCACAATTATCCATAGAATAATATAAACCAACAGACCCGCTCCCGATGTTACCAGAACGAGTAAAACAACAATTAATCTTATCACCACCGGATCCATGTTAAAATAAGCAGCCAGTCCGCCACATACTCCTGCAATAACTGTTTGTTCAGGATCACGATAAAGTTTTCTTTTCCTCGATTTCTGTCCTGCCAATGGTTCTTCTTCTCCAGCCTCTTCCGAGAAATTTTCAGGAGTACCCAAAGTTTCAATTAACTCCTCTACCCAATCAAGAGTAACAGCTTGATTTTTTCCACCCGTTTTTTCGGTGAATATTTCTGCAATTCTGGCTTCAATATCTGCGAAAATTTCGTTGCCTTCATCATCTTTTCCAAAGTAATTTTTCAGAATTACCATGTATTTCTGCAGCGCCTCATATGCGTCTTCTTCTATATGGAATATGGTGCCGCTAATGTTTATTGTCAATGTCTTTTTCATTTTAATCTATCTTAAAGTTATTACTTATATTCTGAATTTTAACTATTATGCTCTATTTGTTTTAACCCTGCGAACAGCACTAACCAATTCTCCCCACGATTCTTCCAGCTCGCTTAAAAAATCCCTGCCTTTTTCGGTCAGCTCATAATATTTTCGCGGTGGTCCCTGGTTAGATTCTTCCCAGCGGTACGTTAATAATCCATCATTCTTTAATCGGGTTAGTAATGGGTAAATTGTACCTTCTACTACTATCATATTGGCATCACGCAAACCATTAATAACGTTAATTGCGTACACAGGTTCTGCTTTACAAACCAGCAAGATACAGTATTCTAATACCCCTTTTCTCATTTGCGCTTTTGTGTTTTCTATTTTCATGATTTCTGACTTTTTAATGTTTATAATTTTCTGTTTGACAATTTTATATGGAACTAACGTTTCCATACTTCGTCAGAAGTCATCCAGTCTTCCAATTCCAGCGGTAATTCCGCTTCTACTGCAAACTGAAAAGACCAATGATTAAATGTAGCTTCATCAATCATCCAATCTTCTACTTCCAAAGCTTCTTCCTGTTCTGTTTTAACATATTGTGCGTAGACATCAAAGCTGGCTTCATCTGTCATCCAGTCTTCTAGTCTTAATGCTTCTTCTGTCTCTACATCAAAATTTGATACGTGAACATCAGCCTCGGTTGTTAATGATCTGGATTCGACAGTGTTATCAACCATTGCCAGGGCCATTCCCTTAAAGCTAACAGTTATCGGTAATGATTTTCCTAAATTCTGAGCATTTACACTAAAACCCAGAACTACTAAAATTAAGCTTAATGCTAAAATTTTTGAAGTTGTTTTCTGAACATTGTTTTTTGTTTTCATGACTTATCCTCCTGTTGTTTTATTGTTTTCTGAAAAATCGTTTTGTAACGTTTTTCAATTATATGACGCACAATTTCTCACTGCGTTACACTTTGTATAGTACTTTTTTTAATCTACTTCTATTTTTTACTCGGTTCTATGTTATACATGTTTCCTGTTTTGTGGATGAAACCAAACAAAACAACAAGCGTATATCGCTCGTTATCCGACTATTACACCTTGCCGAATACTATGTTCACCCAAGGCAAATATGTATTTGGGATAACTAAAAATTAACGATGAATGAAGTACCAATAAGGATTTTGTTTCACTAAGATTAAGTGTTTTTAAAGGTATTCGACGGATATCATTCGGAAATATGTTTCAAATATTTGGGCATAAGAAGAAGTCAAATAAAGTTCTTTCTTGCCATCATATAATCCCCTTACAGCAGATTTTTTCGTAAATTGTATGGTAATTAACCACGTGTTGAACCAAAAATCTCAAACCACCCATGAGTTTTCAATCCATAAAGAATGGCATTAGTGCATGGCTGGAGAAACATTTATCTTCACCCGGTGATACATTCGAGGATCTCGCGCTAAAAAAACGGTTCTTTCTTTTTCTTGCTCCTGGCATTCCATTCTTGATATTTATGGCAATTGTATTCTGGAATTTGCACCTATACAAATTTACTGTCGGGATGAGTATTTTTATCCTTTTTGAGTTATTCATCTTGCTACTATTTTTGATAGTGCATCGGAATACAAACATATTTGCACTTATTAACCTCTATTTCTATGTACTGTTCTCGTTTGCTGCCGTGCTTTATTTTGGAGGAATTTTATACTCAGGTGGAGTTGTTTTTATTGGTCTTGCAGGTGCCCTTAATTCCTTAGCTTTTTTAAAGCCCGGTCAAATACGGTATATTTTTATCGTTTATATTTCCACGGTTATTGTTGAGGCATTCTTGCAGCCGTTTCTTACCAAAGTTCCAGAAATTACACCAACCATTAACCATGTTCTTTTTGTACTTCACCTGCTTGTTGTGGCTAAGGTGTTTTACGATCATCTCAATACTTATATCCGGGAAAGTATTCGGGCAAAAAAAATGGAAGCCGAGCAATTAAAAGAGATGGAAAAAATAAAAACCGACTTTTACACCAACATTACCCACGAATTCAAAACCCCGTTGACTGTAATTCTTGGTTTAACCAATCCGGATTCAAAAATTTCAAAAACAAGTTTTTCGAACTATATTCCGATGATTAGACGAAATGCAATGCGGCTTCTTCAATTGGTAAACCAGATGCTCGATCTTTCGAAACTGGAAGCACAAATAATGCAGGTTAATTATATACAAACTGATATTATCTCCTATTTCCGACAGCTTATTGAACCTTTCAGGCATTTGGCAAACGAAAAGGAAATTAACCTACATTTTCAAACCACAGTAAAGGAATTATACATGGATTTTGATCCGGAAAGAATGGATTCTTTAGTTGGGAATCTTTTAATGAACGCTATTAAATATTCTTCCAAGAATTCCCTCATCAGTTTTAACGTTTCGAAACTCAAAGGAGAAGATAAACTGTACAATATAGGTTATTCAATATTCCCACCTAGAAGATACTACCCAGATCGTTTACTAAAACTGGAAATAAAAGATACCGGAATTGGAATTACAAAAGAGGAAATTCCGCTAATCTTTAACCGGTTTTACAGGGTTAGCAGAAACAACCATGAACTCAAAGAAGGTGCAGGAATCGGATTACTTTTAGTGAAAGAAATAGTTAAGTTGCTAAACGGAAACTTGTTTATATGCAGCAAACCCGGGAAAGGAACAGAGATTATTGTTTTATTACCACTCACAAACAAGGCTAATCAAACTGAACCGGGAACAGCCTCTGCGCAAATCATAGCCGGCAACGGTAAACATCCGGAATTCAAATCACCACAGCCAAAAGCAGGAAAAGAACTACCACATTTGCTACTAATTGAAGACAACGATGATGTGGTTACCTACCTGGAAACAGTTACCGCCAATTTTTATAAAATTGAACGAGCTGGAAATGGAATTCAGGGAATTGAAATGGCGCTTAAAAGTGTTCCAGATATTATTATATCCGACATTTTAATGCCTGGCAAAAATGGGTACGAGGTGTGTAATACGTTGAAAAAGAACTTTAGGACTAGCCATGTTCCAATTATTCTTTTAACAGCAAAAAGCGATAAATCATCACAAATTGAGGGGTTTGAAAAAGGGGCTGATGCGTATATTACCAAACCTTTTAATCCGCGCGAACTGTTGCTGCGTTTGCAAAAGCTGATTGAAAACCGCGACAAATTAAAAGCCAAATATAAAACGCTTGCCATTGTATCCGATATTCAGCAGGCAAAAGCGCCCGGGCCCGATGAGCAGTTTCTAATAAAAACGAAACAAGTTCTGGAAAAACGTTTTTCCGATGAAGATTTTAACCCTGTTGAACTGTCGAATCATCTGGGTATGTCACGCTCTCAGTTGTTCCGAAAAATTAAAGCATTAACGGGCTTGTCGGCATCGCATTTTATATGCTTTTACCGGCTATCTGTTGCCCGGGAAAAAATTGAAAAAACCAATTTAAACATCTCGGAAATAGCTTACGAGGTTGGCTTTAAAGATCCTGCCTATTTTTCAAGAGTTTTTACGAGAGAGTTTGGCATGGCACCAAATATTTTTCGTCAAAAACATCACAATTAATCCCTACACTACTGCACCATTCGTAACAAAAAATAAGACCCCGAAATCACTATTATGTGCAAGACTCTGCAACAATGGTGCAAGCTAATTCGCCATAATTCAACTAACTTTTCATTGAAACTCAAAAAACGTACACAATGAAAAGATTAGTATTTTTTATGGTAATGATACTTCTTGTATCGTGCGACAACGAAAACACATTTTCCGATGACGATTTACGCGAAATAGAAAAGTCGGCTGCTGTACAAGCTTTTCCCGATATTATTGAACTCCCCTTTGGATTTCAGCCGGAAGGAATTACAACCGGCCCCAACCACAATTTTTATGTCGGCTCGCTGGTAAGTGGACAAATCTACAAGGGGAACCTGAAAACCGGAGAAGGAAACATTCTTTACGCACCATTAGGAATGGATCAGACAATAGGATTATCGCTTGATTCGAGAACAGGCTATTTGTATGCAGCCAAAGGATTATTAGGAACAGGTGCGGTTTATGATTCAAAAACCGGCAACCTTATCGCTTCTATTCCTCTCGCAGCACCTTTTAATTCAATGATCAACGATGTGGTGGTTACAAGAAAGGCTGCCTATTTTACCAGTTCGCTTGAGCCGGTGCTTTATAAAGTTCCTCTTTTAAATAATGGAAACTTACCCGAAACTGTTGAAGTAATTGCTTTGCCCTTAGCCGGCGATTTCAGTATGGAACCACATCCAATGATTCCACAGCTGGGTGCTTTTGCCAACGGAATTGATGCAACACCAAACGGCAAACATTTGATTCTTGCTAATACGGGCCGCGGCGAACTATATCATGTAAATCCGTTAACCGGAGAATCTTCACTGATTGATTTGGGCGGAGTATTACTTCCTTTTGCCGATGGAATGCTACTTGACGGAGAAATGCTTTACGTGGTGCAGAATATGATGAACCAGGTAGCTGTAATAATGTTGAATGACGACTTCGTATCCGGAGCGCTGGTTGGCACCATAAACGATGTTGATTTTGGCGTACCAACTACTATTGCCGAATTTGGTGCCCGCCTTTACCTGGTAAATGCTCATTTTGATGTGGCACCACCAACCGGAAGTTTTCCTGATGTTGAATTTGAAGTTGTTAGTGTTCCAAAATATGAGGAAGATAATTAGAAGGCTTTAGGGATTTACATGAAAAAAATAATTCAATTAATAAAATTGAAACCTCTCTTATTTAACCCAGGATCATGTAATTATTGAAAATGTAAAAACCAAAAAAGGCCGTCAAATTTGACGACCTTTTTTGAGGTGCTCCCGTAGCAGATGGAAGATACAACCACATTTGCAAAATATTAGCAGTTATAATACATTTTGAAGCTTGAGAAGAATCCTATTGATCTTTTTGCTCAAAACCCCTTTTTCGGAACAACTTTAATTTCTTCCTTTACTCGCTGAATTTTATTCACTTTTTTCCCCGAATCAAATCGGTAGCTCAGTTTCAGCCATAGTGGAAATCCATTTGTCCTGATATTTCCTTGCCAGTTACTTTCGAAATTGCTGCCCGAAATATCAGTTGCCTGATAGGTTACCGAATTTTTAAAAGGGACAGCACTGGTAATACCAATTTTAATTTTGTCATTTATATTTTTTTCAACAGAAACAAAGTAGAGCGCATCGTTATAGGTTTTGTTTTGAAAGTATTGCAAACCCATATCATATTGAAGCTGAAACGAAGCCGACCACCCGTTTGTAAAAGATATCAGTGTTGAAAGACCGGATTGCAGCGCAATGTTTTCTGAATCCACTTCAGGCGCCAATCCATTTGTTTTGCTGCGAATATTAAAAACTTGCAAATATGGATTTACCGTTATCCTCTTATGCAGTTTCAGCGAACCCTTCACCTGTAATCCGTATTGAAAAATGTCGCCCATATTTTGGTATTGCGAAATAAATATTGCTTCGTCATTGATGTAGCTGAAGGGTTGAATTGAATTATTGAATTGCTGCAGAAACACTCTTGCCGAGACGAAGTTACCCCGAAATGCCGATGAAAAATCTGTTGCCCAATAGTGCGAAACCTCAGGCGTTAATGCCGGATTCCCCACATTTAATTTTAGTGGATCACTTCGGCTTTCAGTTGGGTTCAATTCATACAAGCCCGGTCGGTTCAACGATTTTCGATAGATTACCTTCAGTTGGTTGGCAGAGTTAATTTTCCAGTTGAACAAAAAATGTGGCAACACATCAAATTCATCGTTCTGAAATCCGTCTTTGAGCGATGAAACCGACTTTTCAGCCCGCAACCCAAGCTGCACTTCGAAAACAGATTTAGAAAAAAGCAATTCGCCATAAGCCGCCCAGATATTCTCCTTAAATCGGAAATTATGATTTGCATTATCTTTTAAAACTGAACAGGAGGTTTTTATTCCTGAGTTTAATTGCCAATTCTCAGCAAAAGGGTGTGTATAATCAAGTTTCAGAATACCCCTTGTTTCATTGGGCTGACTGGTGTATTTTAAGTTGCCCGGAGAAGTACTAGAAGAACTATCGGATAAAAAGTTTATGGAATTATTGGCCTGCAGGTTATAATAACTGATGTCCGTTGTTATTTCCTGTTTGTTCACAAAAATATGCTTGTAGTATAGCGATGCAAACGACTGAAAATTTTTATCATCGTCGTTTTTTGTAACTGACCAACTTTTATTAGACTCATTTTCATGTTGTCTGTCAAGATGTATCTGCCCGTCCTGCTCCCATGAGTATGGATTAAGAAATCCATAAAAATTGAATTGGTTGCTTTTGTCGGGTATGAAATCACTTCCGAAATGAAACTTATGCGACCAGTTTTTCTGCCGGACATTTTCCAAAACAGCTATGGTTGTGTTTTCTACTTCCGATTGAATTTTCCGCTTTTCAGTATTTTCTATATCAAAATAACTAATTTCTCCGTTGTACGAAGTATAAAAATTAAATTTCTCTCGTCCGTAATTCAAACTGTAACTGGGGAAAAGATACATTGTTTCGGCAGAAGTCGGCACTTCAATATATGCATGTCCGCTTAATCCCGTTTCCTTTTCCTCCAGCACAATATTGATAACACCAGTTACGGCGGCATCGTATTTTGAACCGGGAGCCGAAATCACTTCAATTTTGTCAATTTTTGATGCCTCCAGGCGACGTAAATAATCGATATCACGCTCTATTCCATTTACACGTAAAATGAGTTTGCTGCTTCCTTCCAGTGAAATGTTCTGCATAAAATCGGTTTGAATACCCGGGATGTGTTTTAAAACGTCGCCCCCAGAAAATGAAGCGTCTTTCAGTTTTTTATTCATGAAATAAGTTGTCGTATTGCCATCAGATTTAGCTTTCAATCTTTCTCCAACAATTGTCAACGATTCCATTTTTACCGTTTTCTCATTCAATAAAATCTCATCAGTGCAGATTTTCGTCTTTTCATTTAAATTCACATTTACGGTTTTGGCGTTAAATCCGATGTGCGAAATTTCGAGAAAATATTTACCCTTTTCGTTTGCACTAATTTGAAAATTTCCCTGGGCATTACTGATGGTACCTGAAACCAGTGATGAATCAGGTAAACGATGCAACGCAAGCGTGGCAAACGGAACCACTTCTCCATTGTTTTTTGATTGCAAGGCTCCTTCAATTGTAAATGTCGGCTGAGCAAAAACAGAAAAAGTTATCATGCTTAAAATAAACAGCAGAAGCAATTTTTTCAAATTTATGCAGCCATCCAAATTGGCCTTGTTTTTTGTGATAGTCTTTTCTTTTAAATCGAAAATTCTTGTAAATTCCATAAGGTTGTTTTTTTGTGATTGCAATTGTTTTGCTCACAAAAAGAAGCAACAGAATTATACGAACCAAGCAATTAGTATACACAGCAAAGATTTGTTACGAATGGTGTTTCGGAGCTTTTTATCTTGTGATGAATGGTAGTTTTCTGTTACGAATGACAACCTTTAGTTTTGGATTTTCTTCAGGTTTTCATCAAAAGATTTGGTGTTCTGGCGTGATACCGGTACTTCAAATTCTGTGTTATTGAGTGTTAAATGATAACCTGAAGAATTCCCCTTTTTATTTGCCACTTTTTTTAGGTTGACTATAAACGCCCGGTGCGTTCTATGAAATTCAGGAAAATCGGAAAGCTGTCGTTCTACTTCACTCATCGAATTGCGTATCATTTCTTGTTTTATTTTGCCGTTTACCAGCAGCTGAAATACCACATAATTCCCGTCAGATTCAGCATAAATCAATTGTGAAGGATAAAACGTTAGTTCCTCCTTTTTAAGTTTCGAGCGGATTTGAATTTTATTTTCAAGTGGCATTTTCTGAGAAGAGTCTTCTATTACCGAAATTCTGGTTATAAAAAGCGACTGATAGTTAATGGCAGTAAAAAAGGCAAATGGAATAATTCCGGTAAAAAAGCCATATTTAAATGAATCAAAAAAAGTAGCCAGGTTCCAACGATCAGAGGGAGGTTCGAGCAAAAATGCCAGCAGATATATCACGATCCCGATTATAAGCATAATCAGTACAATAAAAACCATCTCTTTCAAAAGATTCCATACGTTTTTACTGGAAAACCACTTGATAGTTTTAAATAACCTGATAGCTATGTAAGCTGCTAGTCCTGCGCTCAAACAATACACAGCCATAGTTTGTATGTATGGTAAATTGCTGACTCCCTGATTGCTAACAGGTTTGTATATCATTAACATTACAAAACAAAAAAAGGCCAAAACCAATGCACCTGCTATCGGCTTTTTAATCAGGTAATTCTGCGGATAATCTTTTAACCAAATCTTGTCAATTATGCTGACCATCTTTTCAGTTGAAATAGAATAAATGTTTTAACGAATGTAGAAAAATTAACCCTTCTAAACAATCTGTTTAGTACAGGCCGAAAGTTTAAATCAAACATGGAATATCTTAATGGGTTCATCCTATTTAAAATTAACGGGTGTTCCCCATTTCCAAGTGTTTTTAACTTGTTACAAATATTGCAAATTGTTGCTTCATGACAAATATTTTATAATCGAACTCGGGTTAATAAGAAGAGATAGAAATAGATGTAAGAAAGTGTAGAAAAACAAAAAAGCATCTGAATAAAAGATTCTAAGCGCTCTTTTAAGATGCTCCCCTAGCAGCTTGAAGTTGCAACTTAATCTGTGAAATTTTTGTGTAA
It includes:
- a CDS encoding 3-keto-disaccharide hydrolase, with protein sequence MKKLKPIILLIAIALTAFVPAQAQRVESDSPLIGKWDLTINITEAQIESLGLFRHGLMASDGFPGWLQVKLSGFSTLVGYYVGYEGSARPIAEIKYNADEDKYHFTIPPQWMDIDDLYFEFSLKDDKLSGYQMLDGNKLEWIGVRAPSLKREEPPIWGNPINLITENMDRWKIPASNKFQMIDGVMVNTESGGNLISNQKFNDFKLHVEFRYPAGSNSGIYLRGRHELQIEDSKGRTDIVSIGGIYGFIKPAVYAAKKPGEWQTYDVTLVGRHVTVFLNGTEIISNRPIPGITGGSLDSNEGEPGPFMIQGDHGPVEFRKFVVTPSVN
- a CDS encoding PspC domain-containing protein — translated: MKKTLTINISGTIFHIEEDAYEALQKYMVILKNYFGKDDEGNEIFADIEARIAEIFTEKTGGKNQAVTLDWVEELIETLGTPENFSEEAGEEEPLAGQKSRKRKLYRDPEQTVIAGVCGGLAAYFNMDPVVIRLIVVLLVLVTSGAGLLVYIILWIIVPKAVTTTQRLEMQGEEVTVKNIEKFLKDEVDAVKESYKKMRKSSFFSRKKS
- a CDS encoding PadR family transcriptional regulator, with protein sequence MKIENTKAQMRKGVLEYCILLVCKAEPVYAINVINGLRDANMIVVEGTIYPLLTRLKNDGLLTYRWEESNQGPPRKYYELTEKGRDFLSELEESWGELVSAVRRVKTNRA
- a CDS encoding hybrid sensor histidine kinase/response regulator transcription factor, yielding MSIFILFELFILLLFLIVHRNTNIFALINLYFYVLFSFAAVLYFGGILYSGGVVFIGLAGALNSLAFLKPGQIRYIFIVYISTVIVEAFLQPFLTKVPEITPTINHVLFVLHLLVVAKVFYDHLNTYIRESIRAKKMEAEQLKEMEKIKTDFYTNITHEFKTPLTVILGLTNPDSKISKTSFSNYIPMIRRNAMRLLQLVNQMLDLSKLEAQIMQVNYIQTDIISYFRQLIEPFRHLANEKEINLHFQTTVKELYMDFDPERMDSLVGNLLMNAIKYSSKNSLISFNVSKLKGEDKLYNIGYSIFPPRRYYPDRLLKLEIKDTGIGITKEEIPLIFNRFYRVSRNNHELKEGAGIGLLLVKEIVKLLNGNLFICSKPGKGTEIIVLLPLTNKANQTEPGTASAQIIAGNGKHPEFKSPQPKAGKELPHLLLIEDNDDVVTYLETVTANFYKIERAGNGIQGIEMALKSVPDIIISDILMPGKNGYEVCNTLKKNFRTSHVPIILLTAKSDKSSQIEGFEKGADAYITKPFNPRELLLRLQKLIENRDKLKAKYKTLAIVSDIQQAKAPGPDEQFLIKTKQVLEKRFSDEDFNPVELSNHLGMSRSQLFRKIKALTGLSASHFICFYRLSVAREKIEKTNLNISEIAYEVGFKDPAYFSRVFTREFGMAPNIFRQKHHN
- a CDS encoding SMP-30/gluconolactonase/LRE family protein, producing the protein MKRLVFFMVMILLVSCDNENTFSDDDLREIEKSAAVQAFPDIIELPFGFQPEGITTGPNHNFYVGSLVSGQIYKGNLKTGEGNILYAPLGMDQTIGLSLDSRTGYLYAAKGLLGTGAVYDSKTGNLIASIPLAAPFNSMINDVVVTRKAAYFTSSLEPVLYKVPLLNNGNLPETVEVIALPLAGDFSMEPHPMIPQLGAFANGIDATPNGKHLILANTGRGELYHVNPLTGESSLIDLGGVLLPFADGMLLDGEMLYVVQNMMNQVAVIMLNDDFVSGALVGTINDVDFGVPTTIAEFGARLYLVNAHFDVAPPTGSFPDVEFEVVSVPKYEEDN
- a CDS encoding outer membrane beta-barrel family protein; the protein is MEFTRIFDLKEKTITKNKANLDGCINLKKLLLLFILSMITFSVFAQPTFTIEGALQSKNNGEVVPFATLALHRLPDSSLVSGTISNAQGNFQISANEKGKYFLEISHIGFNAKTVNVNLNEKTKICTDEILLNEKTVKMESLTIVGERLKAKSDGNTTTYFMNKKLKDASFSGGDVLKHIPGIQTDFMQNISLEGSSKLILRVNGIERDIDYLRRLEASKIDKIEVISAPGSKYDAAVTGVINIVLEEKETGLSGHAYIEVPTSAETMYLFPSYSLNYGREKFNFYTSYNGEISYFDIENTEKRKIQSEVENTTIAVLENVRQKNWSHKFHFGSDFIPDKSNQFNFYGFLNPYSWEQDGQIHLDRQHENESNKSWSVTKNDDDKNFQSFASLYYKHIFVNKQEITTDISYYNLQANNSINFLSDSSSSTSPGNLKYTSQPNETRGILKLDYTHPFAENWQLNSGIKTSCSVLKDNANHNFRFKENIWAAYGELLFSKSVFEVQLGLRAEKSVSSLKDGFQNDEFDVLPHFLFNWKINSANQLKVIYRKSLNRPGLYELNPTESRSDPLKLNVGNPALTPEVSHYWATDFSSAFRGNFVSARVFLQQFNNSIQPFSYINDEAIFISQYQNMGDIFQYGLQVKGSLKLHKRITVNPYLQVFNIRSKTNGLAPEVDSENIALQSGLSTLISFTNGWSASFQLQYDMGLQYFQNKTYNDALYFVSVEKNINDKIKIGITSAVPFKNSVTYQATDISGSNFESNWQGNIRTNGFPLWLKLSYRFDSGKKVNKIQRVKEEIKVVPKKGF
- a CDS encoding LytR/AlgR family response regulator transcription factor produces the protein MVSIIDKIWLKDYPQNYLIKKPIAGALVLAFFCFVMLMIYKPVSNQGVSNLPYIQTMAVYCLSAGLAAYIAIRLFKTIKWFSSKNVWNLLKEMVFIVLIMLIIGIVIYLLAFLLEPPSDRWNLATFFDSFKYGFFTGIIPFAFFTAINYQSLFITRISVIEDSSQKMPLENKIQIRSKLKKEELTFYPSQLIYAESDGNYVVFQLLVNGKIKQEMIRNSMSEVERQLSDFPEFHRTHRAFIVNLKKVANKKGNSSGYHLTLNNTEFEVPVSRQNTKSFDENLKKIQN